Part of the Phycisphaerae bacterium RAS1 genome, ACGCCGATCCAGTTCCACATCAACAACGACTACAACAAACACCCGATCGAGGCCCAGGTGGTGCAGGCCGCGACCAAGTGGAAGAGGGTCGCGCTCAAGCAGTTCGGCATGAACCCGGGCGAGGGCCTTGTGACCGACATGCGCGCCGTGCGCAAGGACTACTTCCTGGACCACGACCACAGTTGCTATGTCGATCAGTGGGATTGGGAACGGGTCATGACGCCGGACGAGCGCAACCTCAAGTTCCTGACCGACATCGTCAAGTCAATCTGGAAGGTCATCACCGGCGCGGAGAAGTTCCTCCAGAAGCACTTCCCGCAGCTCGCCGACGACCGCTACCCGAATTTGCCCAAGAACCTGACCTTCATCCACGCCGAGGACATCCTCGACAAGTACCCCGACCTGCCGCGAAAGCAGCGCGAGACCGCCATCCTGCAGGACCACCCGGCCGCTTTCATTTACGGCATCGGCTGGACCCTGAAAGACGGCTATCCGCACGAGATGCGCGCCGCCGACTACGACGACTGGGTCACCGAGACGCGCTCCGCCGACGGCCGCCCGATGCACGGGCTCAACGGCGACATCCTGGTGTGGAACCCCGTGACGCACCGGCGGCATGAGCTGTCCTCCATGGGCGTCCGCGTGAACGCCCAGACGCTCAAAAAGCAGCTCGAGCTGACGAGCCAGCTCGATTTCATGAAGCTGCCCTATCACCAGGCGATTCTGAGAAACGAGCTGCCGCTCAGCATCGGCGGCGGCATCGGCCAGTCACGCACGTTCATGACGCTTTTGCGCAAGGCGCACCTGGGCGAGGTGAGCGTGAGCGTCTGGCCTAAAGTGCTCAAGGAAATGTGCCAGAAGAAAAACATCCATGTGATCGAGTAGCGCCGATCGGATGGCGGCGCTGGACCCCGAGCCTGAGAATTCTTCGGGTGGAATGGGCATCTTGCCCGTTCCTGACGCGGTCGGGACGGGCGAGACGCCCGTCCCACCCAGAGGCAATCCAAACCGCAGCCGCACCGGGATGACACGGTTCGTAGCCGTGCGCCCGGTGCGGTTTCTTGGTACCGGTGGGGTTGAACAAGCCGGGACTGCGTGCCGGCTGCCGCGCGAGTGTGGCCCGGCCGCCCTCGGCCGGTAATTTGCCCGTACACGCGCGGCGCATCGCGGAAGCCGTCCGCATTTCTCAACGAACGGTTGGAACGAGCTGCAGAAGGCAGCGCCCGCTGACGACCAGGCAATCACCGGATGGCGATCGCGCCGATTCATGCAATACACATGACCCCGGCGCCCCTTCGCAAAGTCGCCCCGGAGAATCCCCGTGCCGCGGACCTCATTGAGAACTTCTTTCAGAACCCCGCACGGAAGTGCGGGGCCTGCCCGCCCGCCACTTCCGCGACGGGTCTTGTTGGGCGACCTATGCTCGCAGCGTACCCACGTCGCAATCCTCCAACGTGCATTCGTCACAGCCCTGCTCGCCGGCCGTAAGCAGATCGAGTCGCGCCTCTCACGCACGCGCCGCGCCCCGCTGGGTTGCATCCGCGCCGGAGATCGCGTGCTGTTCAAGCTGAGCGGTGGGCCGCTGGTGGCCAGCGCCCGCGTCGCCCGCGTGCGCGAGTACCACGCGCTTTCGCCGGCGCGCGTTGCGACCTTGCAGCGAACCTACGGCGCGAGGGTGTGCGCTCCGGCGCAGTACTGGCGCCAGCGACGACGATGCCGTTACGCCGTCGTCCTGTGGCTCGAGGACGTCGCGCGACTCACCGCCGCGACGGCCACTCCGCGCGTGCCGCGCCAATTCGGCACGGCGTGGATCGCCTGTTCAGCCCCGTAACACTGTAGGGTCCGCTGTGCGGACCAGCTGTAGGCTGGGCTGAGTACTCGAAGCCCAGCCCAAGCAGTCGCTGGGCTTCGAGTACTCAGCCCAGCCTACGAAAGCTCAGCCCAGCCTACGAAAGCTACCGAATGCACGCGACGACGCGGCGTAGCGCGGATGAACTCGCCGGAACGCCGATCCGCGCGTCGGGCTGCTTTTTGCCGTCCAGCGTCAATTCAACGCTCGCGCCGGCCGAGCGGGCCGCATCGCGCGTGATCTCGATCTCGTGCATCACGCCGCGCCACGGGCGAGTCATGGATGCTTGCTTCCACGCCGGCGGCAGGACCGGATCGACGCACAGGCCGTCCCACTCCGGCCGCACTCCCAGCACCCACTGCGTCACGATGCGATGCAGCCACTGCGCCGAGCCGGTGTACCACGTCCACCCGCCGCGGCCGAAATAGGGGGATTCCGGGCCGTCCACGTTTCCGGGCAATACGAACGGCTCCGCCCAGTAGCGCTCCGAATCCTTGAGCGCCGGATTGATCGCCGTGAGCAACTTTCCGACCGTCTCGTGATCGCGCATCTTGCACGCGGCGGCGATCGCCCACGTCGCAGCGTGCGTGTAGACGCCGCCGTTCTCGCGCAGGCCGGGGGCGTAGCGCGTGATGTAGCCGATTTCCTTCACCGGCTGGTCGTACGCCGGGGCCAGCAGCAGCGCGCCGACGTCGCGGATCAGGTGGGTCTTGACCGCGTCCCAGCACTGCCGGGCGCGATCGGGCGGCGCGACGTCATTCAGAATCGCCCACGTCTGTGCGTTGAGAAAAATCCGCCCGACGCGGCAGCTCTTGCTGCCGATCTTCTCGCCGCTGTCGAGCGTCGCGCGCCAGTACCATTCGCCGTCCCAGCCATGCGCATTGATCGCCGCAATGAGCTGCTCGCGACGCTGTTCGAACTCGCCCGCCAGCGTCAGCCAGTCGCCCGTGAATCCCGGACAATGCACCCGGAACCCGCCGGCGGCGGCGCGGCGGAAAATCTGCGACCAGTCGGCCAGCAGCCCCACCAGGAAATGCCCCAGCCAGATCGACTCGCCGCGCTCCTGCAACCCGCAGGCGCTCAGGCCGTCGTTCCAGTCGCCGGCCCCGATGTATGGAATCCCGCGCGGACTCGTTCGGCCAAACACGCGACGAAAGGCGCGCATGATGTGCTCGATCAGCGCCGTCGGCGTCGCCTCGTTCAAGAACGGCGTCGCGTCCGCCAGCACCGTCAGGTCGCCGGTCTCGCGAATGTAGTTGGCGGCGACGAAGCCGAGCCAGAGCAGGTCGTCCGTCATCGTCGTGATGTGCCCCTGCTCGGTCAGCGGGTGCCACCAGTGATAGACCGAGCCGTCGGCGAATTGATGCAGCGCGTGCAGGTTTAGCTGCTCGCGGCAGCGGGCCGGGTCGATCGTCAGCCAGACCTGCGAGTCCTGAAGCTGGTCGCGGAAACCGAACGCGCCGCTCTGCTGGTAATAGCCGGCGCGGCCCCAGATGCGGCCTGAAATCGCCTGGTAGCGAATCCAGTCATTGGCCAGGTAGTTCAGCGTCGGCTCGGGCGTGTCGATCCGCTGCGCCGCAAGCAGCTCGGCCCACGCCGCTTTGGCGTCGTGCAGCGCCGTCTCCATCACATCCGCGCGCAGCAGCGAGCCGGCCAGCTTTCCGGCCGCCTCGCGCGATTCGCCGACGGCCAGCACATAGCCGACCGTCCGGCTCTGGCCGGGCTTCAGCTCGATCGTGCTGCGCATGGCGGCGATGGCGTCTTCGAATCTGCCGAAACGCGGTTTCCAGACATCCTGCTCCAGCGCGGCCGGCGTGCGGAGATTTCCATAGCGCCCCAGAAACGCCGCCTGGTCCCCCTGCGCCGATAGCACCGGCTCGGTCGTCGAAAAAACGCTGACGTACGGAAAATCCGCGTTCCAGTGTCCGAACTGGCGGGCCGGGACGTCCCACATGTGATTGCGGGCGATGATCGAGCGGCGGGCCGCGTCGAATTCCGTCTCGATGAAAAGCTTGTGAAACTCACGCCGCGGCGACGGGCTGACGCCGCAGTTCCATTCGAGGTAGCCGCAGATTTCAAGCCGCCGCAATCGCTCGGTGGTGTTCCGCAGCTCGACGCGCCAGATTTCGGCCGTGTCGCGCGCGTGGGCGAAGAGCGTCCACTCCGCGCGGATGCCGGCGAACTGCGTGACGAACGTCGAATACCCGATCCCGTGCCGACACTCGTAGTGTTCGAAATCGGGCCAGACCGGCGCCGGGCTGAGCGACCAGGTCTGCCCGCTCTCGGCGTCGCGCAGGTAAAGGAACTTGCCCGTGCTGTCCTGGGCCAGGTCCTGCTGCCAGCGCGTGATGACCGCGAGCTGCGAATTGTCGATCCACGTGAATCCGGCCCCGGTCTGGCTGACGGCCAGCCCGAAGCGCCGGTTGGCCATGATGTTTGTCCACGGCCGCGGCGTGCGCCAATCGGTAACGACGAACTCGCGCCCCTCGGCTTCGAAGCGGCCGTATTCGTGAACCCCGGCGCCCGCGTGCCCGGGTACGACTGCAATATCCGGCGTGACAAGGGCGGTCATTGATTGCCCTTTCATTCAGACCATTCAGCGCGCAACCCACTACGCCTGTAAGGGTTGCGCTGAAAGCGTTTTCATTCAGTCTATGGGATTGCTGCGGGCGAGTCAACGCGGAATCGTGGATCGCTCCGCCACGACGGCCGCGCGGCCTTTCCCCTGAATTGGGAACGCGCAGTCATCGCTTTTATCCGACTGCCCCGTTTCCGATCGCGCGGGCGAGCCAGCGCCCGCCGCGACGCGCTCGCCTGTAGCGTCGGACCTCTGTGTCCGACGGCGATTTCAACGCCGGACGCGGAGGTCCGACGCCGCAGAAAAACCAGACCGCCTTAGGGTACCGTGAACGTCCAGCCGTTCGGCAACCGCAGCACGCGCTTGGGCGGCGCGCCGCCGCTGTGCACCGGGCCGTCGAACTCGAACGTCCCGATTCGGGCGCCGTCGCGCTCAACGTGTCCCTGATCGCGCCAGTACTCAGGCGTCATGACGCGGCCGACGCGGTTGATCCGCGTCGTGAAGCGTACATCGTGAAGCCGGTACTGGGACTCGCCGCGCGCTCCGGTGGAGGTCTTCGCGATGCGGACGCGGTGGGCGTTCGTGAAGAATTGCTCATCGTAGGCCTCGATGACTTCCACGCCGCCGTCGACGCCCTCCCGTCCGGCCAGCGCGCCGACGAAACTCTCGGCCCCGCTCAGGCGCGGCGCCTCGGGCGCGTAGTAGATGCCGCTTCCCTGCGTCAGCTCGAAGTCATACAGCGGGCTGGCAGCCGCCTCTCCCATCCTGGCCCAGCCCCAGATGTGCCGGCGGGCGCCGTCGCCGCCGGCGAGGCTGTCATTTGAAACGACAAACCACACGGGGACGCTCGGGTTCGAGGCGAGATACACCTTGCCGGTATACGTAAATGCGCGATGATCGATCAGGAAATTCGCCGCGCAGGTCATGTCGCCGTCGAACGCTGTAATCACGTATTCCAGCTGATTGCCCTGGGCGTCGATGGCGATCAGCCGGTCGCGCGGCGAGAAGGAGTAATACCCCTCCTGCAGGTTAAAGGTTCCGTAAGTCGTCAGCACGCCGGAATTCTGCTTTGTCGCGGTGATGACGAAGCTGGCGCAGAAGGTCGATTGAATCAAGGCGATGATCTGTGCTCGCCGCACGCCCTCGACCATCAGCTTCAGAAAGACGGTCTCTTCTTCCGAGACGTTCAGGTCGGTGATGCTGTCGTCATCAGTGTATATGCCGCCCTCGTCATCCGTCTGGGGGTCTGGGACCGGCCGGCGGCCGTCCCAGCAACTCGGTTCATCGGGCGGATTGCCGCCGCCGTCATCTCCGTCGTCGCCGTCATCCCCGTCGTCGCCATCATCCCCGTCGTCGGGGCCGTCGCCCGGCCAGTCGCCGGGAAAATCCGGGTAGTCCGGCGCCGACGGCGTGCGGCGCGGCGGAATCGGCACGAAATCAACCGGGTGATTGAATACGTCGACCAGCGTGTCGCGACCGCCGTCGTAGCCCAGCTCAGGGATCTTCACGGCGCCGGGCACGAGGCTCGAGCCGCGCGGGCCCTCGACCGTGCGCGTCGGAATCGGGGTCGTGTCGGATGAGCTGCTTGCGACGCCGCTGCCGGACGCGCCTCCCGGCCGCGCGGCTTGAAACGCGTCTGGCGGACAGCCGCCCAGCATGATCGTGAAAATGCCCAAACCCAGATGAGACGCGATTCGACGGCTTGCGCGCCGCAGCGCGATCGGTTCCATGGCTTGCCTCCACGACGGCGGCGGATTTGCGAAGTCTCGATCCCGCCACTGTATGGAACGCAATCCGTCAAACCCCCTTTCTGCATTCTTGCGCCTAACTGGAGTCGGCATCACGCCGCCGCCGCAGGCGCGCCAGCTCCTCGCGCAGCGGCTGCCAGTAGGCACGGTCCAGTTCGCGCTCGCGCGATTGCTCGGCCGAAAGCGCGGACTCGACCGCACGCGAGTCGCCGCCAAGCGCCGCTTGAAGCGCCGCCCGGCGCGACGCCAGCCGCCGCGCCGCGGGGCCGAAGCGCCGAACGAGCCGGCCCAGTAGATCGGCGGAACGCGCTTCCAGCAGCCAGAAGCGCACTTCGCGCGGCGTCGGGCGGTGCCCGTGGGACGCGAAGTCCGCCTCGACCAGCCGTGCGATCATCGGCCAGTCCTTGTCGCGCTGAGTTTTCTTGGCGATCACGAGGTCGCGGATGTCCAACACGCAGATTCGTCCGAGCGCAGCCGAATCAAGCACGGTTCGCCGCTTCCAGAGCTGCGCGAATGAGGCCGTCCCACGCAGCTTTGACATGACGTCCACCCGCCACGGTCGGCCGCTCTGGACGGGCACTTCAAAGTGGCATGCGTGGCCGCGCAGCAGCGCATCGAGCGAAAGGTCTGGATCGTAGACCCGCCGCGCGTTCAGTTCCCGCAGCGCGCGGTGCAGGCGGTTGACATTAGCCGCGTCTGCGCTCGCCAGAAAGTCGCTGTCGCGCGTGAACTCCGCCGCTCCGTACAACACGCACGCCTGTCCGCCCATGAGCAGGGCGCGCACGCGCTGGCGGCGGAACGTAGAAAGGACTATCTGCATCGGGCTCGGGTTCAAGCGAGCCTCCCAGTTGCAGGTACAGTTCCAGGAGTTCCTGGCTGTTGCGGATGCGTTCGTCGATGGTCAGCTTCGACCAGCGCACGACGTCCGGATCCAGAAAATCCTCCAATCTCTGGGACATCCGTCACAGTGTAACGCAACCGCGCGGCGTCGGGCTATTGGGGGAGCGGCGGCGTCTCGCCAGTGAGTACCCGAGGCGCGCATGAATGCGCGGAGCACCGCGCGGGCACGCCCTCTGTCGCCGCGCCAGTCGCGGCATTTGTTAAACAGCAGTGGCGGTGCGACAATGAACCCGCCGGCGGCGGCGAAGAGGGGCCAGATCGGGTTTCGCGGGCGGAGTGAGCCGTGAAACTTCGTAGAAACTTCGTAGTAGAAACTTCGTAGGCTGGGCTGAGTACTCGAAGCCCAGCCATCGCCACCGAACTTGCTGCCCAACGGTTCCGCGTCTGCCGGCTTCGCCGCGCCCGTCGACCCGAACAAACTCCACTGAGCTCAATTACCGACGAGCAGATCGATGAAGGGGTTGATGTCCAGCACGTTTGTCGAGCCGTCGCCGTCGATGTCGCCGTTGCTGATCGGGCAGCCGGGGAATTGCTGCTCGTATCCGGTCGGGTCGATCAGCGCGAGGACGAAGGGGTTGATGTCGAGCACGTTGGCGGCGCCGTCGCAGTTCAGGTCGCCGCGGATTTCGAGGTGGGAAAACACCCAGGCGCGGTAGCCGTTGAAGTCGTCAAGGCGCATGGCGCCGGTCGCGCCGCAGCGGACGGCGTAGCAGCCGTTGACGATGGCGCTGATGCCCAGGAGTTTCCACGTTCCATTGTCGTTCACGAACCAGCCGCCGCCGCTGTCTCCCGGGGTTCCCATAACGGTGAACGGATCGCCGCAGGGAAAGTACGGATCGTCGAAATGACCCAGGTAGTAGTTGGGGCGGTTGAACCAGAATCTGTCCGAGTGCAATATTCCCGCCCGCCGGTTTCCGTCGAACTCGCCGTATCCTGAACCTGACGTGCCCGGCCGGCCATAGCCCACCATCGTGACCGGCATGCCGCCGCCTGCGTTGAAGTTGCAGAACTGAAAGGTACCGGTGAACAAAGACGCCAGTTGCACGCTGACGACCGGCTGAGCCAGCGTGAGGATCGCGAGGTCACCAGGCCCGCCGACCTCGGCCCATGCCGGATGGACGATCCAGCTCGGGACGTCGACCACCTCTTCAGGGTTATTCAGGATGTCCGCGCCGATCAGGAACTGCACGTCAGTCACCGGCTGACCGATGTCCCCCTCGAACATGCAATGCGCCGCCGTGAGAACCTTGTTCGGAGCGCGCAACACGCCGGAGCAATGGTGAAGCAGACCGTCGCTTTCGTAGAATCGCACGACTCCGACGAAGGGGAATTCCGCCGCCATGTCGATGTGGACCTGGTAGGGATAGGGGCCGTTCTGATCGAGAAACAGGCCGGCGTGGAGCGGGGCCGCGGTGAGTGCGGCGGTTCCCAGCGCGGTGAGAAGCCTGTTTTTCATCGTCGTGCTCCTCGGCGTGAGGCGCTGTGTGGTCGTCGGCCGCTCTCGCCCAGGAGGCCGAAACCGGCCGCGCGGGCGAAACTGAACGGAAGATCACAATGTATCAAGGACAGGTAGCCGCTGGGTGGGGATTTCTTCTTGGCGATGACGGCGGGTGTGGCCACCGATTTTGGCAACCGCGCTTCGCCCGGAGGGCGCACGACCGTTGCCAGGGGCTTCAAGCCCCTGGTGACCAGGCGCCGCTACTGCAATTCCGCCCGGCGGGCGGCCGAAACTCGGCAGTTTCGTCCGCCCTGTCCTGAAAATACGCCTCCGGAGGCGTGGCTAGGCTACCTTGGGGCGGAGTTGCACTTGGTATCCGATCGCCTCCAATCGACGCACAAGCGAGTTGACGGCCCGCATCGGTTTGAGCTTGTCGAAGAACTGAACGCCGAGGTCGATGAAGTCTGAGCCCGTTTTCAGCATGTGGTAAAGCGTGGTCAGGATGCTGCGCGCGACGGCCATCGTGGCTCGCTTCATGCCGCGGCGGAAGGCGATGCGGCGGTGCTGGGCGTAGAAGTAGGAGTCCTTCTTCTGGCTCGCGGCCCAGGCCACTTGCACCAGCACGCGCCGCAGCCAGCGGTTGCCGTCGCGGGTTCGGCCGCTCTTGCATTTGCCGGCGCTTTCGTTGTTGCCGGGACAAACTCCCGCCCAGGCGCACAGGTGTGCGGCGGAGGGGAAGCGGCTCATGTCCGTGCCGATCTCGGACAGAATCAGACGCGCGGCGGTCGTGTCGATGCCGGGAATTTCGCGCAAGCGTTCGATCGGCTCCCGGTTGTTGGAGAGCAGCTCGTCGAGCCGCGCTTCGAAGGCCTCGATCTGTCCTTCCAACATCTGCAACTGATCCATCAGTTGCTTCAGCATGAAGCGATGGTGCGCGCGCACGCCGCCGCGCAGCGCCTCGCGCAGCTCGGGAATCTTGGTCCGCAGCCGCTGGCGTGCCAGATCGGCCAGTGCGGCGGGGTCCTGCTGGCCGGCGATCATGGCCCGGATCATGGCCCGACCCGAGACGCCGACCACGTCGCTGGCGACCGAGGAGAGCTTGATGTTGGCGTCTTCCAACGTCTTCTGGATTCGATTCACCACACGGCTCTTGTCCTCAACCAGCGCGGTCCGTTGACGGGCCAGATCGCGCAGCTCGCGCTGCGGCCGCGGCGGCACGAAGCTGTCGCGCAGCAGGCCGCACTGCAACAACTGCGCCAGCCAGGCTGCGTCGTTGACGTCGGTCTTGCGTCCGGGCACGTTGTGGAAGTGCTGGGCATTGACCAGCATCAACGAGAAGCGATCCTCGAGCAGATTCCAGATCGGCTTCCAGTACACGCCGGTCGCCTCCATCGCGACCTTCTCGACCTGGTGCTCAGCCAGCCAATCGCCCAGCGCCAGAATCTGGGCCGTGGTCGTGCCGAAACGTTGCGCGAACGACGAGACCACTCCGTTCGCGTTCCGTCGCCGCACATGGGCCTGAATCGACTTCAGATGAATGTCCAACGCGCCGCAGCAGCCAAACAGAATCTCCATGACATGACCTCCGCTCCGCCGGCACTGGAAACGGGAGACGCCAATCCATTCAACAACCTGTCCTGCGTCCTCACCCGCAAACACGGGGGCGACAAATCAGTGTGCGTAACACGGCGTCCGAGTCAGACTCCGGGGCGAGCTCAAAGCTCACTGGGCGACGACTTCAACCCGTTCCCAATCCGCGCCTCGAAAGCGTACCCTTCGACCCCATTTTCATCACCCAGTGTGCCGCATGGCGGCATGGCGACTCCGGGCGGGATCTGGACGAGAGGTCTAGCGACCAGGGACTGAAGTCCCTGGCGACGGTCGCGCGCCATCCGGGCGGAGACCCCCCGTTTCGCGCTCGGCAAGAGAAGACGGCCAGACCCACGTCGGCACGCGGGGGGAAAGGCGGGTCGCAAGCGGCCGCGGGAAACGCGCTCGACGGCAGCAGCGCCCGCAGAGCGGCCGATCGCGACCTGCCCTACCGCTTCCGTCGGCCACAGACGGCTGACGCTACGGCTCGGCCACGGCCGCCACAGGCGACGGCCGACTCGGAGGTCGGCCGCTACGGCGCACGCGGACTCGCGCCGCGGGGCGCCGCGGAACCCCGGTATTCACTCGCTACTCGCTACTCGCTATTCTGAACTCCATGCCCTCCACCTTCCCCACCTTCCAGCGGCTCAAAGATAAGGGCGTCGCGGCGCTTCGGGCCGGCGACTATGTCTCCGCCCGGCCCTATCTCATCCAGGCCGCCGAGTGCATGATCGAAATCGCCGAAGCCAACAAGAACGCCGCCGAGCGAGCCGAGCAGGAAACGTACGCGCGCGAGCTGATCGAACTGGCCAGGGATTGCGAGAAAAAGGCGGGAAGAGGCGGCCGCGGGGGCGGGGCCGGCGGCGGGCGGGGCGAGCGAGCGCGAGACGATGATGAGAAAGGTGCGGACGCGGCGGACTGGATCGTGCGCGAGAAGCCCACTATCGGCTTCGACGACATCGCCGGCTTGGATGAAGTGAAGGAAGAAATCTACCTCAAGATGATCTACCCGTTTCAGCATCCGGAGCTGGCGCAGCGCTACGGCATCGACGTCGGCGGCGGGATGCTGCTGTACGGTCCGCCGGGGACGGGCAAGAC contains:
- the asnA gene encoding Aspartate--ammonia ligase, which produces MSTKVADLAGPGIGDYGELERILPSDYRSLLTPRQTQEALFAAKDYIEEHLCKELNLIRVTVPLIVDVESGVNDYLDRDGSRTPIQFHINNDYNKHPIEAQVVQAATKWKRVALKQFGMNPGEGLVTDMRAVRKDYFLDHDHSCYVDQWDWERVMTPDERNLKFLTDIVKSIWKVITGAEKFLQKHFPQLADDRYPNLPKNLTFIHAEDILDKYPDLPRKQRETAILQDHPAAFIYGIGWTLKDGYPHEMRAADYDDWVTETRSADGRPMHGLNGDILVWNPVTHRRHELSSMGVRVNAQTLKKQLELTSQLDFMKLPYHQAILRNELPLSIGGGIGQSRTFMTLLRKAHLGEVSVSVWPKVLKEMCQKKNIHVIE
- the chbP gene encoding N,N'-diacetylchitobiose phosphorylase, which produces MTALVTPDIAVVPGHAGAGVHEYGRFEAEGREFVVTDWRTPRPWTNIMANRRFGLAVSQTGAGFTWIDNSQLAVITRWQQDLAQDSTGKFLYLRDAESGQTWSLSPAPVWPDFEHYECRHGIGYSTFVTQFAGIRAEWTLFAHARDTAEIWRVELRNTTERLRRLEICGYLEWNCGVSPSPRREFHKLFIETEFDAARRSIIARNHMWDVPARQFGHWNADFPYVSVFSTTEPVLSAQGDQAAFLGRYGNLRTPAALEQDVWKPRFGRFEDAIAAMRSTIELKPGQSRTVGYVLAVGESREAAGKLAGSLLRADVMETALHDAKAAWAELLAAQRIDTPEPTLNYLANDWIRYQAISGRIWGRAGYYQQSGAFGFRDQLQDSQVWLTIDPARCREQLNLHALHQFADGSVYHWWHPLTEQGHITTMTDDLLWLGFVAANYIRETGDLTVLADATPFLNEATPTALIEHIMRAFRRVFGRTSPRGIPYIGAGDWNDGLSACGLQERGESIWLGHFLVGLLADWSQIFRRAAAGGFRVHCPGFTGDWLTLAGEFEQRREQLIAAINAHGWDGEWYWRATLDSGEKIGSKSCRVGRIFLNAQTWAILNDVAPPDRARQCWDAVKTHLIRDVGALLLAPAYDQPVKEIGYITRYAPGLRENGGVYTHAATWAIAAACKMRDHETVGKLLTAINPALKDSERYWAEPFVLPGNVDGPESPYFGRGGWTWYTGSAQWLHRIVTQWVLGVRPEWDGLCVDPVLPPAWKQASMTRPWRGVMHEIEITRDAARSAGASVELTLDGKKQPDARIGVPASSSALRRVVACIR
- a CDS encoding Trypsin, giving the protein MKNRLLTALGTAALTAAPLHAGLFLDQNGPYPYQVHIDMAAEFPFVGVVRFYESDGLLHHCSGVLRAPNKVLTAAHCMFEGDIGQPVTDVQFLIGADILNNPEEVVDVPSWIVHPAWAEVGGPGDLAILTLAQPVVSVQLASLFTGTFQFCNFNAGGGMPVTMVGYGRPGTSGSGYGEFDGNRRAGILHSDRFWFNRPNYYLGHFDDPYFPCGDPFTVMGTPGDSGGGWFVNDNGTWKLLGISAIVNGCYAVRCGATGAMRLDDFNGYRAWVFSHLEIRGDLNCDGAANVLDINPFVLALIDPTGYEQQFPGCPISNGDIDGDGSTNVLDINPFIDLLVGN
- a CDS encoding Transposase IS116/IS110/IS902 family protein — translated: MEILFGCCGALDIHLKSIQAHVRRRNANGVVSSFAQRFGTTTAQILALGDWLAEHQVEKVAMEATGVYWKPIWNLLEDRFSLMLVNAQHFHNVPGRKTDVNDAAWLAQLLQCGLLRDSFVPPRPQRELRDLARQRTALVEDKSRVVNRIQKTLEDANIKLSSVASDVVGVSGRAMIRAMIAGQQDPAALADLARQRLRTKIPELREALRGGVRAHHRFMLKQLMDQLQMLEGQIEAFEARLDELLSNNREPIERLREIPGIDTTAARLILSEIGTDMSRFPSAAHLCAWAGVCPGNNESAGKCKSGRTRDGNRWLRRVLVQVAWAASQKKDSYFYAQHRRIAFRRGMKRATMAVARSILTTLYHMLKTGSDFIDLGVQFFDKLKPMRAVNSLVRRLEAIGYQVQLRPKVA